The sequence TCAAGAAGGATTAGAAGTCAATTATATTCTCATTACCGGATAACATATGTTTTTTATTTCTCCCTAGGTCAAGCTGGGAGCTGCCTGACTTAAGAGAAGGACGGGTAAAAGCCATTAGTGATTCAGACGGAGTAAGCTACCCTTGGTATGGAAACACCACTGAAACTGTGACCTTGATGGGTCCCACAAATAAAATATCCAGGTTTTCCGTCAGCATGAATGACAACTTCTACCCCAGTGTGACGTGGGCAGTGCCTGTGAGTGAAAGCAATGTGCCCATGCTTACCAGGATTAAAAGAGACCAAAGCTTCACAACTTGGTTGGTTGCTATGAATGCAAACACTAAGGAGAAGATCATTCTGCAAACAATAAAATGGAGAATGAGGGTAGATATTGAGGTGGATCCCATTCAGATACTGGGTAAACGGGCCAGATTGGTGGGTAGGACTCAGCAGGAGCAACCAAGGATTTTAAACCGAATGGAGCCAATCCCACCCAATGCACTGGTAAAGCCTAATGCTAATGATGCACAGGTGCTAATGTGGAGGCCGAAAAGAGGACAACCGGTAATAGTTATTCCTCCTAAGTAGGACTAGATGGAGTAACTGGAATGAAAGGAAAACAAGGGATTTTAAAGCTACTTTTTTTAGCTTCGAGGACAATGCATGGAGACATCAAAGCTGAAACAATTATTTGCAGTGATTATTTATTGTGCACATTTTTCAATGTGTACAAACATTTTATACACTTTATTTATTTGAATGAACTCAAAAGGCATTTGCCGTAACTGTTTCATAGTGCCTGTGGCCAAACAGAAGTAAAAACAGATGCTCAGTGAATGACTTTACTATCAGTTAAACTCATGTATGCGGTGCTGTTTGCATTTCTACAGAATCACTTTGGTTGAATGCGGTTCCAGGGAATTTATAAAGAATGGAAAGTATAGCGTAACAGAGCAATCTATGTTTCCTAGCCAATACAATGAGAAATTACAATTTGGATGCACAAATCACATGGTTTCAGCCTTAAAAAAATCAACGATTGAATGGAAAATGCCATTATACATAAAACATAGTTTGGACTAAATTGCTGATATTTTTCATTATGTAAAGATCCATATTTAAAGCATATGTTCACCTTGGAATTAAATTTTTCTGTTAACATACAGATAAAATCTTGATAAGAAAGTAAGCAATGGTGCAAAATGCGTTGCTTTCCTTTCTTGTTTAGTGTCTTTAGAGAACTGGCTCTGgtgatttgtaatgtagaaagaaACTGTACAGAGCTTTGTATTAGCTGAGCTGTTAGGGGTGTACCTGTCGAAAAAGCGTGTAAATTTTTTCTAAAGACACTTAGCAATAAATTGAATGCTGGTCTTGGCATAAAGCATCATGCCAATGGTAGCCGTGGGCAGGAAGCAGTAAGGTGGCACACAGAGTACTTGCTGCTCTATACTACAGAGCCATATGGTGCTCTGTGCGGTGCAGTATTAGGGGGTATATCTAATCTAGAAGCAATGCTTGATTTGGAGAATAATCCCGTAATCTGGCATATGATGGAGCATGCTGCACTCTTTTTTTTCTACTGGATTCATACAGAATTAAATAGAAGAAACACTGTATGAAATCGGAGAcaaatggaggtacagtatggcccaTAAAAGTCTACAAATCTGTATTACGTCTCCATTTAGCTTGGAGAATGCACAAAAAGGTAATGTGCTCCTGTGCAGcctaatacagactgtaactcaggaccaATCCAAGATAAGTAAGGCAATGTATTAACAAAGTAACTCAACTTTTATATAGATGATATCTgtatgttatgttcaaaagtgaaCATAATCTTTATAATAAAACTCCATAAGATTATTCTGTAAATAATATACTATGTTCAGTATAATAAGGAAAAATAGCTGCACGGAGCTCTATTCCAGAGCCAACTGTAGAGACAGAAAAAGTCAGAATGACTGCCATGCTCACCCAATATTCAATTTCCTCCCTTTTGCTACTAAGTTCCTGCTGAATATTGACCCATAGCAAGCTAATGCTGGCTGTACCCACCTGGACTGAAATTCCTTATTTTTATGCTATGCCCCTGAAATGGGGAAAAGTTGCCCTAAAAAGGAGCTTTGCTTGACATCATTTTTCTTAAAGGTATGGATTCCTATCTAAAATAAGTAAATATATTGCGTACTAAGCAAACAAGGGACAAACAGGACTCTTTTAAATATCCCTATGGAACAGATGAGTGCATTGATTTCTAagcaacctgaaaaaaaaaatcttttgtttaaactttaaataaaaaaaatacaaaaactaaGTGTCCTGACTACAGTGGTCATTACCCATACATCTATTCTCCAAGCATATTCCGCAAGTACATTCAACTTTCACTGGTCTGCACCTCATTTTCAGATTTGTCATGCAAGGCTTTTCTCCACTTGGGCTCCAGTCTTGTTCTTTAGTAAAAGAAATATGAAAAGTATGTTATACTCCCTAGTTTCTAACCACGGGCTGGATTCCCGTTAATTCCTCCCCTATCAAATTTCTAAGTTCTAGTGAGGACAAATAATTGTCTAAAACATAGCTTTTCATTTATTCCTTAAAATATGGGTATTATAGTGATAGTACTTGTTAAACGATAAACATACTGACATACAAAACGCCAACACTCATATCACTGAACCGTTCTTTTAAGAACAGTAGCCCAGTTACGTTATCAagttagggcaaatatatttgagCTATATGGAATGATTATGAGCACCACTGTGCGATCCCAATAGACAATGCAATAAGAAGGAATGAAAGCCCTAGTGATATGAGTGTTTGTCGCAACTGGCAAGCAGCGATTCCTGTAAGGGCAGACTGCGCTTTCTGGAGTTCCAAAGCAGGAGTCGATTTTTTTCTTTAGATATTGGGCATAGAGCATCAAGACAAAATATCCGTGAATCCATGTctataagttttttttaactgtttgacatagacatgttttttttttttgccatttgcaGAAGCGTCcaccaacaatctaatgtctcTAGGGGCTGGCGCAGACCCTCAACCAAGCTGTGCTGTCGGGGTGCATAGATGAGACAAGTTGGATTTTTCTTGTCCAGTCCTATTGTTTCCCTGCTAATCATCCTGTGCTTCATCCAGGCAACATGCATGTCGAGGCTAGCATGTCCGGCATATGGTGGCTATTTTCAGCTATTATAACatttcaacattttttatttttatcagtacTTGCTGTAGTGTGTTAAATACAAATGTATGCCCCTAACCGTCTCTTTGGTCCCCATTATAGAGATAGACTTGTTGATTTGTTGTATTAAACCGACCACGCACATTACACAGCTGTCTGTTGTACTCccgtttggccgacagctatatTGACTTTCCCATGAACACGTATACTCGAATAACTCGAATAGGCTTGTTTACTTCAATGCGGAGAAGAGAATAATCATCTCCCAGACACTGAGGCTAAGCTTGCGACTGGACTGTCgggctgcccccatacacattaggtcGTCAGCTAACCCCACTAAAATCGACAGGCTTGGCCGACTTTTATGTGTATAGCCAGCTTGAGTTGGCAGGCTTTGATGTATTACTGTACCTCGCATATTCAATATCACCAATAAAAGCACAATGAACAGGTGTTAACCCTTTTGTAAGCACAAACCAATCTATTTTGAGTAGGTTTCTTGCCATCGTAATAAAACCTTCGCCATTGAAAGCCAGTTCCAGGTGCTGCTCAGTGAAAGAACAAAAGTTTTAGTCTCCGTGTCTTGACTTTTAAAAAACATATCTGTAATACTGGTATCAATGTACTACACATTAATGTTCAGTGCAGAATAAAAGAAACAGCAATACTGCGGAGAATAGAAACCAGCAGTGTATCATATGATAGATACATAAAAGACGCAGTCTATATAGTCGCTTGCAAtgaaaaactcaagcactccttcggTTGAAATACGCTAAAGAGATTTATTCTAAATAAGGCAATATAAGAGAAAAGgtgtaacgtttcggccacaatccggcctttatCAAATTCTATTGCCGCTGATCAATAGAGAAAAACCTTATAGGAAATTACGCTGTGAAGATGGGTAGCTTGTACCATGATAAAAGCTACCCATCTTCAAAGCATCATTTCCTATAAGGTTTTTCTCTATTGACCAGCAGCAATAGAGTTTGATAAAGTccggattgtggccgaaacgttacaccttttctcttatattgccttatttaaaataaacctattttgcatatttcaaccgaaggagtgcttgagtttttcaTTGCAAGTATCTACAGAGTGGGAACTCTACCTACAGGACCCAGACAACCcgcagagtgccacagatttaATCTACAGTCTATATAGTCTACAATCCTGAGTGGATAAACGCTGGGTGACTGCATTGCTGTACAGGTAAGGGATGCCAACAAGTATGAAGTTATTTATGTAGTCTGTGAATGTAAGTTCAGGTAAATCCATTCATTTATTATGGGTCTCTGATTGAGATATGAGAATtctagacaaaaataaatatgaaaagcAAACAAAACAAGGTCCCAGCCTGTTTAGTCCTGTTTCGTATGGTGCAAAGAGAAGAGTGTCATTAACTTTCACTCACGCAGAGTGTGCCCCCTACTTACAAAGAACTGTTGATAGAAGgcttcggaaaaaaaaaaaaagttgtggttcATCCTGTTGAAAGCAATTGCTGCACCCATACCCAATAGGAATCAAGGGGAGGGATTTTGGgggcgttaaataaagtttgttcttCCTTCCTTTATCAAGGATTGTGATCTTCTAGTATCTTGAGGAGGAGAGAAATCTCCCATCACATGCATGAAACAGATGAAAGAGTAGGGGTCCGAATGTCATCAGGTAAGGTAATGTCACCATAAATCCCTAACAATGGTTTAACAAATACAATTTTGTGAATAAGGCAAACTACTGCCACTGCCACAATTATTCTGACAGTTTATTTTACCCAAAAGGGttaaatgtttttaaaatggtCAAGCTCAGCGCTAATTCTTTCTACTTGTTACATCATAACAGTTGTTATATTATTGCTACATTGATCCCTACATTGCAGAGGTCCCACTAAATATTTTTCAGCAGAGTAAAAATACCCCTTAgcatttttaaaatgttatttttagtcAAGGAGGAGTATATAATTTGTGGTAACACAATTTAAAGGTAAAAAGGCTACAAAGCATTTAGtgcaacgtgtgtgtgtgtgtgtgtgtgtgtgtgtgtgtgtgtgtgtgtgtgtgtgtgtatataaatcttctgcttttaaccccttcccgctgcagactcttgaccagaggcgtagctaaaggctcatgggccccgatgcaaaagttcttattggcccccccccccccgcaaacttctcatggccgacggtccgtagCTTTcaactgcatcgctgggtctcctaagtgacccaaaaatgcaacactagcagccagggttgtcaggggaaatagccccaatacatatgtgtccgcccaaaaaaaatgtgtgtgtgtgtataggagacagcatagcatatctatagcactacaaccctataaactatggataggattagatacattggatctgcagacagtatcacacatgataggattagatacagtggcccagcagacagtatcacacatgataggattagatacagtggctggacccaggaaaggtaagaataataattgttttgcttctttacgtgttactaattatttttgtgtgtttgtgtttttttgcaagttcggttgttggactacttcggattcgaggactaattcaatgacagcgtttttttattctcaataaaatggttaatgggggttgtgtttttttatttcaataaaattaaattttattattgccgccttagtaatggccgctggctgattgacaacctccattactaaggcgaggcttaatgttagcaggtgcagaggctaacactaacccccattattaccccggtacccaccgccaccagggatactgggaagagccgggtacgaaccagtacccgaccatctgtagcgatagtcgggcaccggggtggccgcaggctggtataattaggctggggaaggccaaaaacagtggcccttcccaccctggtaatgctgcctgctgctgcggtGTTGTATctcgctggttatgaaaattgggggggaccccacatcgttctttgcatttatttattttttaatgacgtggggtcccccccatttttcataaccagccagatacaataaagcagcagcaggcagcattaccaggatgggaagggccaatgtttctggcctttcccagcctgataataccagcctgcggctgccccattgcccggccatcgctacagatggtcaagtactggattgtacctggctcttcccagcacccctggtggcggtggataccggggtaataaaaggggttagtgttagcctctgcaccggctaacactaagccccgccttagcaatggacactgtcaatcagctggcggccattactaaggcggtagttatatagtttaaaaaaacacaaagacatagaaaaaatattttattgaaataaaaaaaaaacacacaaccctcattaaacattttattgataataataaaagccgtcatcgaagtagtcctggaatccgatgtagtccaatgaccaaacctgtaagaaaacacaaaaaactattagtaacacatgtgttaggcttagatacagggcccatgtgtgatactgtctgtgggaccctgtatctaagcctaccacaaggtaggcttagatacagggtccagcagacagtaagcttatacaatataagattactgtgtgctggggccctgtatctaaacataccgtgtggtaggcttaaatacagggccaatcagacaggatcacacatgggccatgtatctaagcctaccatgtgattggcttagatacagggcccagcagacagcatcacataatctgtgatcctgtctcatgggccctctaagcctgctacatcgtaggcttaaaggggttgtctagtccctaaacattgatggcctatcctcaggataggccatcaatagctgatgtgtcggggtccgactcccggaagcacgccaatcagctgttttgaaggggccgcagcactcgtacgagagctgcttccccttcatttccctaactcgctcacactgtgaatcgccaacacagattcacaatgtgagcaagtgaccggaatgaagtgactggtacgagtgctgcggccccttcaaaacagctgattggctggctcccgggagtcggaccccgccaatcagcttcagcagacagggatattaatcttacccttctcttcagccgcggcggaagttctctcctgactctatccacgatcacgatgttgtgcgcggtgcaTTGAGTTGTGACGTCATGATCTcggctgcgctccggaaccaggaaggtaagtactgtcagttactatagtaacaggggcccgcggcccgagttactatagtaactttttattgatgtggtgcgggcccccctggcttcggggcccagtcgcaattgcgaccgctgcgacccctatagctacaccactgctctTGACATTCCTgacaaagcctcatttttcaaatcggacagggctcactttatgtggtagctttggaatgcttttacctatccaagcgattctgaaattgttttcacattggactttatgttattggtaaaatttgttcaatacattcagtatttaattgtgaaaaacaccaacatttttaaaatctaaatgtatctgcttgtaagacatatacttataccacacaaaatatttgctaactaacatttcccatatgtctactttatgttggcatcgattCTTGAACATCCTTTTCGTTTTattagacgttacaaggcttagcacttgtgcagaaatttctcacattttcaagaaaatttcaaaagggaccagttcagttgtgacatagctttgaggggcccatacaatacaaactcccataaatcaccctattttaaatactgcactcctcaaagtattcaaaacagcattcggaatgtttcttaaccctctaGGCGTTTtgtaagaattaaagcaaagtatgggtgacatttacaaatgtcatatttttggcagaaattaatttttaatacttttttttcccggtaaaacagaaggttttctgCAATATTaaatgcccagattctgcagtttttagaaatatcccacatgtggccctagtgtgctaatggactgaaacacaggccttagaagcaaaggatttttgtaatggcaggaaggaggtgaagggaaagtgagccctaatctacccaccgccctgtccctgcctacttgcaacgacccgccctaggtgacggggtacaactgggcggcggtccctacgctgtctaagtgcacgggagaacaaacagggaacacgca is a genomic window of Rhinoderma darwinii isolate aRhiDar2 chromosome 7, aRhiDar2.hap1, whole genome shotgun sequence containing:
- the FAM78B gene encoding protein FAM78B isoform X1 is translated as MGCLQSLTCKSRIRRENITVYDVCATIDQCPTSIEENSPIVLRYKTPYFKASARVVMPPLPRNEIWVVGWIQACNQMEFFNIYSDLGMSSWELPDLREGRVKAISDSDGVSYPWYGNTTETVTLMGPTNKISRFSVSMNDNFYPSVTWAVPVSESNVPMLTRIKRDQSFTTWLVAMNANTKEKIILQTIKWRMRVDIEVDPIQILGKRARLVGRTQQEQPRILNRMEPIPPNALVKPNANDAQVLMWRPKRGQPVIVIPPK
- the FAM78B gene encoding protein FAM78B isoform X2; the encoded protein is MRSGWWDGSKPATKWSSSTSTATWAYSNGKNKDKGFTYKSSWELPDLREGRVKAISDSDGVSYPWYGNTTETVTLMGPTNKISRFSVSMNDNFYPSVTWAVPVSESNVPMLTRIKRDQSFTTWLVAMNANTKEKIILQTIKWRMRVDIEVDPIQILGKRARLVGRTQQEQPRILNRMEPIPPNALVKPNANDAQVLMWRPKRGQPVIVIPPK
- the FAM78B gene encoding protein FAM78B isoform X3, which produces MGPTNKISRFSVSMNDNFYPSVTWAVPVSESNVPMLTRIKRDQSFTTWLVAMNANTKEKIILQTIKWRMRVDIEVDPIQILGKRARLVGRTQQEQPRILNRMEPIPPNALVKPNANDAQVLMWRPKRGQPVIVIPPK